GCCGGCCATTGCGAGCTGGCCCGCGAAGTGGTCGCCACCGGTCACGTGCCGCATGGCATCAGTAACGAGCCGTCGATTTAAAGCGCAGCGGTTCAATACGTTGCGCCGAACGCCGCTCTCGCCATGGCACTGCTAAGCTGAATCCATCTCCGCCATGTTGGCATTAAAGGAGGTCACTATGATTCATTCGATGCTGTATGCCACCGACCTCGGTCTGTACGCACCTTTTGTGATGCAGCATGCGTTGGCACTGGCTCGAACATTCAATGCCGACTTGTATGTGGTGCACGCGGTTGAGCCGATGGGGTTGTTCGCCGAATCGGTGCTTCAGAGTTACCTCGATGAGCAGGCCTTGAACGAGTTTCACAGTCAGGGCCTGAATAACGTGATTGCCAATATCGAGCAACGGGTGCTCGACAGTTTTCGCGAAGAGCTGGGGGATGAGGGGGAGCAAGACCTGGAACGAATTCGGGCTGTGCGGGTGCTGCAGGGCGATCCGTCGGAAGTGATTCTCGACCAGGCGCAGAAACTCTCCGTCGATTTGTTGATCGTAGGGAGTCACAGTCATGGCGTTGGCGCGGAAACGCCATTGGGCAGGACCGCTGCGCGCGTGTTGCAGCTAGCCCGGGTGCCGGTCTATCTGGTGCCACTGATGGAGCGTCGCCGCAAAGGGGATCGCTAGAACCCGGATAATGGCATTTTGATAAAAAGTTCTAGATTTATTAATCAAACCATTAATATAGTTATATATCGTCGCTGATGCCCGTGGCGTCTACCTGCTTTGAGGGATTCATATGAAGCTTCAACAATTGCGCTACATCTGGGAAGTGGCGCACCACGACCTCAACGTTTCAGCTACTGCCCAAAGCCTCTACACCTCGCAACCGGGCATCAGCAAACAGATTCGTCTGCTGGAAGACGAATTGGGGGTCGAGGTTTTTGCCCGCAGCGGTAAGCACCTGACCCGGGTTACCCCGGCCGGCGAGCGCATCATCACCACCGCTGGCGAGATCCTGCGCAAAGTTGAAAGCATCAAGCAGATCGCCCAGGAATTCTCCAACGAGAAAAAGGGCACCCTGTCGATTGCCACCACCCACACGCAGGCGCGTTATGCATTGCCGCCAGTGATCAGCAATTTCATCAAGCAATACCCGGACGTTGCCCTGCACATGCACCAGGGGTCGCCGATGCAGATCGCCGAAATGGCCGCTGACGGCACCGTCGATTTCGCCATCGCCACTGAAGCCCTGGAACTGTTCGGCGATCTGGTGATGATGCCGTGCTACCGCTGGAACCGCTGCGTGGTGGTGCCTCAAGGCCATCCGCTGACCAAGCTGTCGAAGCTGACCCTCGAAGCCCTGGCCGAATACCCGATCGTGACGTATGTGTTCGGTTTCACCGGCCGCTCGAAACTCGACGAAGCCTTCAGTCATCGTGGCCTGACACCAAAAGTGGTGTTCACCGCCGCCGACGCCGACGTGATCAAGACTTACGTTCGCCTGGGTCTGGGCGTGGGCATCGTGGCGAAGATGGCGGTCGACACCAAACTCGATAGCGACCTGGTGGTGCTTGATGCCAGCGAGTTGTTCGAATCCAGTATTACCAAAATCGGTTTCCGTCGCGGCACGTTCCTGCGTGGCTTCATGTGCGACTTCATCGAGAAATTCGCGCCGCACCTGACCCGCGAAGTGATGGCCAAGGCCATTCAGTGCCACAACAAACAGGAACTGGAAGAGCTGTTCGACGGCGTCGAATTGCCGGTGCATTAATCGTCAATCTTCTTGCCTAGACCACCTCGGTAACAGAAAACTGTTGCCGAGCGCCCGCCACCAGAATCTCCACTTCATCCCCTTCGAACTTGCCCAGCAGGCTTTTGCCCAGCGGCGAGCGAGGGGTGATGACGGTAATCAGTTGCCCCACCAGATCAACCTTCAGCCCGGCCGCGTCAGGGGCCAGGAACAGCCATTGTTCGCGTCCCTTTTCGTCTTCCAGACCGAGCAGGGCGCCGACTTCGATACCGCGCTGATCATCATAAGGCCGCAGTGTCAGGTTCTGGCAAAGGGCTAATGACTGCCTGATTTCTTCCACGCGTCTTGCCTGTCCGGCCGCCAGGTAAGACGCCTCCAGCCCCAGAGTGTCGTATTTGTTTTCGGCTATGTTTTCTTCGTGGGTCGCGGTTTCGTAAGCGGTTTGCGCGGCCCGCTCGGCGATGTCGAGATCGATCCGCAGCTTGTCGATAATCAGTTGGTGGACGGTCGGCTTGTGCATAGAGAGCTTCATGATCAATCGCAGAATTGCAGGACGTTGGCGCGGCTTTTTTCGCTCGGCGCAGTTTGATTCTGCTGCAGCCAGAACTGGCATTTTGGATTGGACAGATTGTGTTTGCTGCTTCTGGCCTGCTCCACCAATTGCTGCTGTTCATTCCTGCGCAGGTGGTCCTCGTACTGCTCGAACATCGGGTTTTGTGGGGCAGGTGGGGCCGGTTGCTCAATCACCAGCGGCTTGGCCAGTTGCTCCACTGCCTGTGCCAAGGGTGCCAGTGGCTCGTTGAACAACAGTCGATACGCGAGCCAGCACGTCAGTGCAATCGCGATGAATCCCAGCCACAAACCAAGGGCAATGCTGCCGGTCAGTTGCAGCGCATTAAACTGGATCGGCAAGGGACGGCGCGGGTTGGGACGGTAGGGCATTATTGCCTCCTGGCGGGTGGTCGCGGCAAGTGGCGATTGTCGCATGAAGATTAATCGCCGTCGGCTCTTCTGCGCGGGGTAATTTATGCGGACAATCGGCGCCTTTGCCAACGGGAGCCTGGAATGCCTGAAATGAAAACCCGCTGGGATATTTTTTGCACCGTGGTCGACAACTTCGGTGACATCGGTGTGACCTGGCGCCTGGCCCGACAACTGGTGGCCGAACATTGCGTGGCGGTGCGCCTGTGGGTCGATGACCTGCGGGCCTTTGAGCGTTTGTGTCCGGATATCGACATCAATGCTGCGCAGCAGTGGCAGCAAGGTGTCGAGGTGCGACAGTGGTCGGCCGACTGGCAGCCCACCGAAGCCGCTGATGTCGTCATCGCAGCCTTCGCTTGCCAGTTGCCGAGTGCGTATATGGAAGCCATGGCCAAACGGAAAAAACCGCCACTGTGGATGAACCTCGATTATCTGAGTGCCGAAGACTGGGTCGTCGGTTGTCATGGCTTGCCGTCGGTGAAGTACAAGAACGTGCAGAAGTTCTTTTTCTTCCCGGGCTTTCGCAAGGGCACCGGTGGCTTGCTGCGGGAAAGCGGATTGCTGGAGCGGCGTCGGCAGTTTCAGCAAAATCCGCAAGCTCAGCGAGAATTCCTGCAAGGCCTGGGAGTTGATCGTGCACCGAATGCACTACTGGTCTCGCTGTTTGCCTACGAAAATACCGGGCTGGCCAGTTGGCTCGACACAATGGCGGCCGATTCGACGCCGACTCATCTGCTGGTACCCGAAGGGCGGATTCTCGGCGATGTCGAGCGTTGGCTCGGCGTGGACGGGCTGGCAGCCAGCGCGGTGCATGTGCGCGACGCCTTGACCGTGCAAGTGCTGCCGTTTGTCCAACAGGATCAATATGACCTGCTGCTGTGGAGCTGCGATTTCAACGCCGTGCGCGGCGAAGACTCCTTTGTCCGCGCCCAATGGGCAGGTCGTCCGCTGCTCTGGCACATCTATCGGCAGGACGAAGACATCCATCTGGACAAACTCGATGCTTTCCTGGCTCTGTACACCCAAGGCCTGTCCGAGCCTGCCCGCGAGGCGATCAGCGGTCTATGGCGGAGGTGGAACGCTGGTGAGACAATGACCGATCACTGGAAATCAACCCGCAAACACTGGCCTGAACTGGAAAAACATGCCGAGACATGGTGTCTGGAACAAGCCTTGCAGGCAGATCTTGCCGCAGCGCTGGTACAGTTTTACCTAAATTGGATATGATACGCGGCCTAGATTTTTGTAAATCCCATCCAAATTCGGATATTCGCAATGAAAACTGGTAAAGAACTGAAACCCGGTACCGTGATCCGTCTCGAAAACGATCCTTGGCTGGTTCAGAAAGCTGAATTCACCAAGTCCGGTCGTAACAGCGCGATCATGAAGACCAAGCTGAAGAACCTGCTGACCGGTTACAAGACCGAGATCGTTTACAGCGCCGACGACAAACTGGACGACGTAATCCTTGACCGCAAAGAAGCGACCCTGTCCTTCATCAGCGGCGACACCTACACGTTCATGGACACCACCGACTACACCATGTACGAGCTGAACGCTGAAGACATCGAAGCCGTTCTGCCTTTCGTTGAAGAAGGCATGACCGATGTTTGCGAAGCGATCTTCTTCGAAGAGCGTCTGGTTTCTGTAGAACTTCCGACCACTATCGTACGTGTAGTTGACTACACCGAAGGTTCCGCTCGCGGCGACACTTCCGGCAAGGTGATGAAGCCTGCCAAACTGAGCAACGGTACTGAGCTGCAAGTTGCTGATTTCATCGAAATCGGTGACAAGATCGAGATCGATACCCGCGAAGGCGGTTCCTACAAAGGCCGTGCTAAATAAGCACAGCTTCAGGAATGAAAAAGCCCGACCATTGAGTCGGGCTTTTTTGTGGCCGATGATCAAGATCAAGAGATCGCAGCCTCGTTCCACTCGACAGCTCCTACAGAGGGTCGTTATTTCAGGTGTTGCTTGAGCTCTTCGCAGGCCTGCAGCATCGCCGAACGCACCGCAGGCACCTGGCTCACCACGTTGAGCAAACCATAGTCGTGGATCATGCCGTTGTAGCGAACTGCCGTGACCGGTACCCCAGCCTCGTCGAGTTTGCGGGCATAGGCTTCACCCTCATCGCGCAGTACATCGGCACTGGCCGTCTGCACCAGAGCAGGTGGCAAGCCTTTGAGTTGCGCGGTGGTCGCCCGCAGCGGTGAGGCGTAGATCTCATTCCGTTGTTTGGCATCGGTGGTGTAGTTGTCCCAGAACCACTTCATCATGTTTTTGGTGAGGAAGTGCCCCTCGGCGAACTGATTGTAGGACGCCGTTTCGAGGCTGGCATCCGTCACCGGCCACAACAGCACCTGGAACCTGATCGCCGGCGCGCCTTTGTCCTTGGCCATCAGCGCAACCACGGCCGCCATGTTGCCACCGACACTGTTGCCGGCCACGGCCAGACGTTTGCCGTCGACGTTGATTTCTTTGCCGTGCTCGGCCACCCACTTCGTCGCGGCGTACGCCTGGTTAATCGCCACCGGGTAATGTGCTTCCGGCGACGGGGTGTAATTGACGAACACCGCCGCCGCGCCCGAACCCGTTACCAAGTCCCGAACCAGTCGTTCGTGGGTCGGGAAGTCCCCCAGCACCCAGCCCCCGCCGTGGAAGAACATGAACACTGGCAACTCGCCTTTGACCCCGGCCGGCCGAACGATGGTCAGGCTGATCGGTTGGCCATCGACCTGGATGGTCTTCTCGCTGACGTCGGCTTTGGGCAGTGTCACTTTCACCCCGACCTGCACACCCACCAACACCGCACGGGCTTCGGCAGGGGTGAGCTGTTCCATCGGTTTGCCGGTGCCGGCATTCAGTACATCGAGGAAGGCCTGGGTGTTGTGGTCAACCCCATTGCCTGCGAATGCACTGTTGATGGACAGGGCGAGAAGGGTACCGGTCAAGACTTTGCTGAAAGTGTTCATGTTCATTTCCTGTTCGACCTTGGAGTCAGCGGTTAGACGGTAACGTGCAGGCGTACATCGACATTGCCACGGGTGGCGTTGGAGTACGGGCAAACCTGGTGGGCAGCTTCGACCAGGCTTTGCGCATCGGCTTGCTCAAGCCCCGGCAGGCTGATGTGCAGATCGATGTCCAGACCGAAACCGCCAGGGATCTGGCCAACGCCGACATGGGCGATGATCGATACATCGTCCGGGATTTTGCGTTTGGTCTGGCTGGCGACGAATTTCAGCGCGCCGATAAAGCAGGCGGAGTAGCCGGCGGCGAACAGTTGTTCAGGGTTGGTTGCGGCGCCGCCAGCACCACCGAGTTCTTTAGGCGTGGCGAGTTTGACGTCGAGGACGTTGTCGCTGGAGATCGCACGACCATCACGGCCGCCGGTGGAGGTTGCGATTGCGGTGTAGAGCGTTTGCATGGTGAGAGCCTCATTCGAGTTTTGATGTTTTTGCGCTAAATGTTTGCGCGCTAAATAAGTTCGAGATGAATGTAGCTCGCTAATATTTAGTGCGCAATATAAATTTTAGAAAATATGAGATGCGAGTCGTAGATCCAACAGTTCGATTGGGAAGGAGAGGTCTGAGATAGAGGCTTTCGTGCGGATTTTTTACGAGAAGAATTTTTTTGCGATGGGGAGGACGCCTTCGCGGGCAAGTCGGGTCGCCGCACCGCTCGCTCTAACGGATTTCGGTTTGTAAACGACCCAAACCTGTAGAGAGCGGTGCGGCGACCCGACTTGCCCGCGAAGAACGATAACGCGGTCTAAAGGCTATCTTGCAGATGGCTACGCAGCGCTTGGAGATCCGCTTGCAGCTTTTTCAACTGTTCCAGCGTTTGTCCGCTGGCGCCGAGAATGCACTGCGGAATGCCGCGCGCTTTGTCTCGCAATGCACGCCCTTGTTCGGTCAGTTCAACAATCACCACCCGTTCGTCTTCACGGCTGCGGGTGCGGCTCAGCAGGCCTTCGGCTTCCAGACGCTTGAGCAACGGGGTGAGGGAGCCGGGATCGGTCAGCAGTCGGCTGCTGATTTCGCCGACCGTCAGCCCATCCTTTTCCCACAACACCATCATCGCCAGGTACTGCGGATAGGTCAGGCCCAGCGCTTGCAGCAGCGGCTTGTAGACTTTGGTCATCAGCAGCGAGGTGGAATGCAGGGCGAAGCAGACCTGATTGTCCAGCAGTAGGTCGTCACAGGTGTCCGGGTTGTTGCGCTCGGTGTTCATTTCAAAGTCAAAGCCTTGGTCAGTGATCGTCATGAATCTAGCGGGCGAATCTTTAATGCGCCAGATAATTCTGGACTAGTGGCGGTCCAGGTTGGTTTGCAGCGCCAGATCCCACGGCGGGATGGGGCTGAAACGGGTCTTCAGGTATTCCAGCAACAAGCGGCTGCGCGAACTGGGTTGCTGCTCCAGGCGCAACGCATAAATGCCGGTGCTCTCCGGTTTTGGCAGACCGTTTTCGCAGAACAGCGGCAGCAGTTCGCCACGTAATAAATATTCGCTGGCCAGCCAGGTCGGCAAGTGCGCGATGCCCAATCCGGCCAGTGCGCCGCAGACCAGCGCCTCGGCAT
The window above is part of the Pseudomonas sp. B21-048 genome. Proteins encoded here:
- a CDS encoding MarR family winged helix-turn-helix transcriptional regulator, translated to MNTERNNPDTCDDLLLDNQVCFALHSTSLLMTKVYKPLLQALGLTYPQYLAMMVLWEKDGLTVGEISSRLLTDPGSLTPLLKRLEAEGLLSRTRSREDERVVIVELTEQGRALRDKARGIPQCILGASGQTLEQLKKLQADLQALRSHLQDSL
- the earP gene encoding elongation factor P maturation arginine rhamnosyltransferase EarP encodes the protein MPEMKTRWDIFCTVVDNFGDIGVTWRLARQLVAEHCVAVRLWVDDLRAFERLCPDIDINAAQQWQQGVEVRQWSADWQPTEAADVVIAAFACQLPSAYMEAMAKRKKPPLWMNLDYLSAEDWVVGCHGLPSVKYKNVQKFFFFPGFRKGTGGLLRESGLLERRRQFQQNPQAQREFLQGLGVDRAPNALLVSLFAYENTGLASWLDTMAADSTPTHLLVPEGRILGDVERWLGVDGLAASAVHVRDALTVQVLPFVQQDQYDLLLWSCDFNAVRGEDSFVRAQWAGRPLLWHIYRQDEDIHLDKLDAFLALYTQGLSEPAREAISGLWRRWNAGETMTDHWKSTRKHWPELEKHAETWCLEQALQADLAAALVQFYLNWI
- the cysB gene encoding HTH-type transcriptional regulator CysB — its product is MKLQQLRYIWEVAHHDLNVSATAQSLYTSQPGISKQIRLLEDELGVEVFARSGKHLTRVTPAGERIITTAGEILRKVESIKQIAQEFSNEKKGTLSIATTHTQARYALPPVISNFIKQYPDVALHMHQGSPMQIAEMAADGTVDFAIATEALELFGDLVMMPCYRWNRCVVVPQGHPLTKLSKLTLEALAEYPIVTYVFGFTGRSKLDEAFSHRGLTPKVVFTAADADVIKTYVRLGLGVGIVAKMAVDTKLDSDLVVLDASELFESSITKIGFRRGTFLRGFMCDFIEKFAPHLTREVMAKAIQCHNKQELEELFDGVELPVH
- a CDS encoding transcription elongation factor GreAB yields the protein MHKPTVHQLIIDKLRIDLDIAERAAQTAYETATHEENIAENKYDTLGLEASYLAAGQARRVEEIRQSLALCQNLTLRPYDDQRGIEVGALLGLEDEKGREQWLFLAPDAAGLKVDLVGQLITVITPRSPLGKSLLGKFEGDEVEILVAGARQQFSVTEVV
- a CDS encoding universal stress protein, whose amino-acid sequence is MIHSMLYATDLGLYAPFVMQHALALARTFNADLYVVHAVEPMGLFAESVLQSYLDEQALNEFHSQGLNNVIANIEQRVLDSFREELGDEGEQDLERIRAVRVLQGDPSEVILDQAQKLSVDLLIVGSHSHGVGAETPLGRTAARVLQLARVPVYLVPLMERRRKGDR
- a CDS encoding alpha/beta hydrolase codes for the protein MNTFSKVLTGTLLALSINSAFAGNGVDHNTQAFLDVLNAGTGKPMEQLTPAEARAVLVGVQVGVKVTLPKADVSEKTIQVDGQPISLTIVRPAGVKGELPVFMFFHGGGWVLGDFPTHERLVRDLVTGSGAAAVFVNYTPSPEAHYPVAINQAYAATKWVAEHGKEINVDGKRLAVAGNSVGGNMAAVVALMAKDKGAPAIRFQVLLWPVTDASLETASYNQFAEGHFLTKNMMKWFWDNYTTDAKQRNEIYASPLRATTAQLKGLPPALVQTASADVLRDEGEAYARKLDEAGVPVTAVRYNGMIHDYGLLNVVSQVPAVRSAMLQACEELKQHLK
- a CDS encoding elongation factor P is translated as MKTGKELKPGTVIRLENDPWLVQKAEFTKSGRNSAIMKTKLKNLLTGYKTEIVYSADDKLDDVILDRKEATLSFISGDTYTFMDTTDYTMYELNAEDIEAVLPFVEEGMTDVCEAIFFEERLVSVELPTTIVRVVDYTEGSARGDTSGKVMKPAKLSNGTELQVADFIEIGDKIEIDTREGGSYKGRAK
- a CDS encoding organic hydroperoxide resistance protein, with protein sequence MQTLYTAIATSTGGRDGRAISSDNVLDVKLATPKELGGAGGAATNPEQLFAAGYSACFIGALKFVASQTKRKIPDDVSIIAHVGVGQIPGGFGLDIDLHISLPGLEQADAQSLVEAAHQVCPYSNATRGNVDVRLHVTV